One window from the genome of Streptococcus parasanguinis encodes:
- a CDS encoding GIY-YIG nuclease family protein encodes MGTKAYMYVLECADGSLYTGYTTDIEKRLKTHNAGKGAKYTRARLPVKLLYKESYPDKPSAMSAEALFKKKSRQAKLNYIKKNRRTP; translated from the coding sequence ATGGGAACTAAGGCTTACATGTATGTTTTAGAGTGTGCGGATGGCTCCCTCTACACTGGCTACACCACGGATATCGAAAAACGCTTAAAGACTCACAATGCTGGAAAAGGCGCCAAATACACACGGGCTCGCCTCCCCGTTAAACTTCTTTACAAAGAATCCTATCCAGATAAACCCTCTGCTATGTCTGCCGAGGCTCTCTTTAAAAAGAAATCACGCCAAGCTAAGCTAAACTATATCAAAAAAAACCGTCGGACTCCATAG
- a CDS encoding helix-hairpin-helix domain-containing protein codes for MEDIIEKIKEYKLFFALTAIGLLLGGYFLFHRPQSSASTIPDLYQASSSTSSKEKVQTTSSKEEKTATSVSDAPEIITVDVKGAVKQPGVYELRFNSRVHDAIHKAGGMTADANSQSVNLAQKLSDEAVIYVAKEGEDVPALGSSESSATSSASAEKTGKVHLNRATESELQTVSGIGQKRAQDIIAYREANGPFRSVDDLKNVSGIGEKTLEKLRDAFTVD; via the coding sequence ATGGAGGATATCATCGAAAAAATCAAAGAATATAAACTCTTTTTTGCTCTTACTGCTATTGGACTCTTACTTGGAGGGTATTTTCTTTTTCATCGACCTCAGTCAAGTGCATCCACTATACCGGATCTTTATCAGGCTTCTAGTTCAACTTCGAGCAAAGAAAAGGTGCAGACCACTAGTTCCAAAGAAGAAAAGACGGCGACTTCTGTGTCTGATGCACCCGAGATCATTACGGTCGATGTCAAAGGAGCCGTCAAACAACCAGGTGTCTATGAGTTGCGCTTCAATAGCAGAGTCCACGATGCCATTCATAAGGCAGGCGGGATGACAGCAGATGCCAATAGCCAATCGGTCAACTTAGCGCAAAAACTCTCCGATGAAGCAGTGATCTATGTTGCTAAAGAAGGAGAGGATGTTCCAGCACTTGGAAGTTCAGAAAGTTCCGCAACTTCGTCAGCATCAGCAGAAAAAACAGGCAAGGTCCATTTGAATCGAGCGACCGAATCAGAGCTCCAGACAGTATCAGGCATTGGCCAGAAACGGGCCCAGGACATTATCGCCTATCGCGAGGCAAATGGTCCTTTTCGATCAGTGGATGATCTGAAGAATGTTTCAGGAATCGGAGAGAAAACACTGGAGAAACTAAGAGATGCTTTCACGGTGGATTAA
- a CDS encoding magnesium transporter CorA family protein: MFIEKQLGQDRKWINIDSDMIAENSYLYKKYEIDKETIEYAMDKNERAHMDYNRENGTITFIYNVLDLEKDKEYYETIPMTFIVQDTRLVTISNQDNAYIIEQMVRYLESHGELSIYKLLFAGLEMISNAYYPIIDRLDKHKDELNRLLRKTTTTKNLYALSDLETGMVYLVAAAKQNRMLLEHIKAHAIYRRMNDVEKEQFDDAMIEARQLASMTELISNVLQQLSGSYNNILNNNLNDNLTTLTIFEALLAVLAVITGFFGMNIPLPMTKDPNAWIYVSVCSFILWLILGKVMRWIVKQR, from the coding sequence ATGTTTATCGAAAAACAATTGGGTCAAGATCGGAAATGGATCAATATCGACTCGGATATGATTGCTGAAAACTCATATCTTTATAAAAAATACGAGATTGACAAAGAAACCATTGAGTACGCGATGGATAAGAACGAACGTGCCCATATGGATTATAATCGAGAAAACGGTACGATCACATTTATCTACAATGTATTGGATTTAGAAAAGGACAAGGAATACTACGAAACCATCCCTATGACCTTTATCGTTCAAGATACGCGACTCGTGACCATCAGTAACCAGGACAATGCCTATATCATTGAACAAATGGTTCGCTATTTGGAAAGCCATGGGGAGTTGTCGATCTATAAGTTGCTTTTTGCAGGTCTTGAAATGATCAGTAATGCTTATTATCCGATTATTGATCGCTTAGATAAGCACAAGGATGAACTCAATCGTTTGCTTCGAAAGACAACGACGACCAAGAATCTTTATGCCCTGTCTGACCTTGAGACCGGTATGGTGTATCTGGTCGCAGCAGCCAAGCAGAATCGGATGTTGCTAGAACATATTAAAGCGCATGCCATTTATCGCAGGATGAATGATGTTGAAAAAGAGCAGTTTGATGATGCCATGATCGAAGCGCGTCAGTTGGCTTCGATGACTGAGTTGATTTCCAATGTCTTGCAACAGTTGTCAGGATCTTACAACAATATCCTAAACAACAACTTGAATGACAACTTGACAACCCTAACCATCTTTGAAGCCTTGTTGGCGGTTTTAGCCGTTATCACCGGTTTCTTTGGAATGAATATCCCTCTTCCGATGACAAAGGATCCCAATGCTTGGATTTATGTATCCGTATGTAGCTTTATATTATGGCTCATTTTGGGAAAGGTTATGCGGTGGATTGTGAAACAAAGATAA
- a CDS encoding tRNA1(Val) (adenine(37)-N6)-methyltransferase translates to MTDIELKDGERVNQLFSSDVKIIQNREVFSYSVDSVLLSRFPKLPKRGLIVDLCAGNGAVGLFASTRTEAQILGVEIQERLADMATRSIALNGLNQQMSMITDDLKHLPRHIKGSKVDIILCNPPYFKVDEHSNLNESEHYLLARHEITTNLDEICHVAQRVLKSNGRLAMVHRPDRFLDIIETMKRYNLAPKRIQFVYPKVTKEANMLLIEAIKDGSLDGLKILPPLFIHNEDGSYTDEIHEIYYGN, encoded by the coding sequence ATGACAGATATCGAATTAAAAGACGGCGAGCGCGTCAACCAACTCTTTTCAAGTGATGTAAAAATCATACAAAATCGGGAAGTTTTTAGTTACTCCGTGGATAGCGTCCTGCTCTCGCGTTTTCCAAAATTGCCCAAGCGAGGATTGATCGTGGATCTCTGCGCTGGAAATGGAGCTGTGGGACTATTTGCAAGTACCCGAACAGAGGCTCAGATCCTTGGTGTAGAAATTCAGGAACGTTTAGCAGATATGGCTACCCGCTCGATTGCCCTCAATGGCTTGAACCAGCAAATGTCCATGATCACCGATGACCTCAAGCACTTGCCTCGACATATCAAGGGGAGTAAGGTGGATATTATCCTTTGCAATCCTCCTTATTTCAAGGTTGATGAGCATTCCAATCTCAATGAGAGTGAACACTACCTCTTAGCCCGGCATGAAATTACCACGAATTTAGATGAGATTTGCCATGTGGCCCAGCGGGTTCTCAAATCAAATGGTCGCTTAGCGATGGTCCATCGTCCAGATCGCTTTTTAGATATCATCGAAACCATGAAGCGTTACAATCTTGCACCTAAGCGGATCCAGTTTGTCTATCCAAAAGTGACCAAAGAGGCGAATATGTTATTGATTGAGGCGATCAAGGATGGCTCACTGGATGGTTTAAAAATTCTGCCTCCTCTCTTTATTCACAATGAAGATGGCAGCTATACAGACGAGATTCATGAGATCTACTATGGGAACTAA
- a CDS encoding cation-translocating P-type ATPase yields the protein METIDLKGLSLSEVRKKMDRGQTNDFKTNTSTSTWQIIKRNVFTLFNTLNFVIALALAAVQAWSNMIFFAVICFNAITGIMTEMRAKRMIDKLNLMSRELVTVIRDGEKDAIPPEKLVLGDLMLLSSGEQIPSDAEVMSGIAEANEAMLTGESDLVLKEVGDELLSGSFIASGQVYARVKRVGANNYANKLMMEAKTLKPINSRILYNLAKISSFTGKIIIPFGLALFFEALLIKMLPIKDSVVNSSTALLGMLPKGIALLTVTSLLTAVIKLGMRKVLVQEMYSVETLARVDTLCLDKTGTITQGKMTVEALHSLSEHFSEETIQVILSAYMQNSEDTNPTAQAIRKAYGELEHAYTAENIIPFSSDRKWGAMHLSNLGTVFLGAPEMLLQENPTAVVEAQGRGSRVLVLAHSSEQISMQELKLPENLEGIAVIEITDPIREGASDTLEYLRSEGVDLKIISGDNPVTVSYIAQQAGFRNYENYIDCSKISDDQLVDQAEETAIFGRVSPHQKKLLIQTLKAAGRTTAMTGDGVNDILALREADCSIVMAEGDPATRQIANIVLLNSDFNDVPEILFEGRRVVNNIGRIAPIFFIKTIYSFLLAIICIASALFFNVNYLLIFPFIPIQITLIDQFVEGFPPFVLTFERNIKPVEKHFLRRSLLLALPSALMVVFSVLFIRLWGASHGWSAADMSTVSYYLLGSIGFLSVIRACLPLNIWRALLILFSVVGFYASAVVLKNLIEISLLTATTFPVYLALMAIFTGVFILTTILQKYEFD from the coding sequence ATGGAAACTATTGATTTAAAGGGCTTGTCCCTCAGTGAAGTCCGCAAGAAAATGGATCGCGGACAAACCAATGATTTTAAAACGAATACAAGTACCAGTACCTGGCAAATTATCAAGCGCAACGTCTTCACCTTGTTTAATACCTTAAACTTTGTGATTGCTCTGGCCTTGGCTGCTGTACAGGCTTGGAGCAATATGATCTTTTTCGCAGTCATCTGCTTCAATGCCATTACAGGGATCATGACCGAGATGCGCGCCAAGCGGATGATTGATAAGCTCAACCTCATGAGTCGTGAGCTAGTGACTGTCATTCGTGACGGGGAAAAAGATGCGATTCCACCAGAAAAGCTTGTTCTAGGTGATTTAATGCTTTTATCTTCGGGTGAGCAGATCCCTAGTGATGCCGAAGTCATGTCCGGTATCGCAGAAGCTAATGAGGCTATGCTGACTGGTGAGAGTGACCTGGTCTTAAAAGAAGTTGGTGATGAACTGCTTTCTGGAAGTTTTATCGCAAGTGGTCAAGTCTATGCCCGGGTCAAGCGAGTTGGGGCAAACAACTATGCCAACAAACTGATGATGGAAGCCAAAACCTTGAAGCCTATCAATTCGCGTATTCTCTATAATTTAGCGAAAATCTCTAGCTTTACTGGGAAAATTATCATCCCATTTGGCCTTGCCCTCTTCTTTGAAGCATTGTTGATCAAGATGCTACCGATCAAGGATTCTGTCGTGAATTCTTCCACAGCTCTCCTGGGAATGTTGCCAAAAGGAATTGCCCTACTGACGGTTACGTCTCTTTTGACGGCGGTTATTAAGCTCGGCATGCGCAAGGTCCTTGTTCAAGAAATGTATTCCGTCGAAACCCTGGCGCGTGTGGATACCTTGTGTCTAGATAAGACCGGGACCATCACTCAAGGGAAGATGACAGTCGAAGCTCTCCATAGCTTATCCGAACATTTTTCTGAGGAAACGATCCAGGTCATCCTCTCTGCTTACATGCAAAATAGTGAGGACACCAATCCTACTGCTCAAGCTATTCGCAAGGCTTATGGGGAGTTGGAGCATGCTTATACTGCAGAAAACATTATTCCTTTCTCAAGTGATCGGAAATGGGGAGCCATGCACCTCTCCAATCTTGGCACCGTCTTTCTCGGTGCTCCTGAAATGCTCCTTCAAGAAAATCCAACTGCTGTCGTCGAAGCACAAGGCCGTGGATCGCGCGTTCTCGTCTTAGCCCACAGTTCAGAACAGATCAGCATGCAGGAATTGAAACTGCCTGAAAATCTTGAAGGGATTGCCGTTATTGAGATTACGGACCCCATTCGTGAAGGGGCTTCAGATACTCTTGAGTATTTGCGCTCTGAAGGCGTGGATCTTAAGATCATCTCCGGTGATAACCCTGTGACGGTCTCTTATATCGCTCAACAAGCGGGCTTCAGAAATTATGAGAACTACATCGATTGTTCCAAAATTTCTGATGATCAATTAGTGGATCAAGCAGAGGAAACAGCCATCTTTGGACGCGTATCCCCTCACCAAAAGAAACTGCTCATTCAAACCTTGAAAGCAGCTGGTCGGACGACAGCTATGACTGGAGACGGGGTCAATGATATCCTCGCTCTTCGTGAAGCTGACTGCTCCATCGTAATGGCTGAAGGAGATCCTGCAACCCGTCAAATTGCAAATATTGTTCTTTTGAACTCTGACTTTAATGATGTTCCAGAAATTCTATTCGAAGGTCGTCGTGTGGTCAATAACATTGGGCGAATCGCTCCGATTTTCTTCATCAAAACGATCTATTCCTTCCTCTTGGCTATTATCTGTATCGCCAGTGCCCTTTTCTTCAACGTCAATTATTTGCTGATTTTTCCATTCATCCCTATTCAAATCACCTTAATTGACCAATTCGTCGAAGGATTCCCACCATTTGTGTTGACCTTTGAACGCAATATCAAACCGGTTGAAAAACACTTCTTAAGACGTTCCCTTCTGTTAGCCTTACCAAGCGCCTTGATGGTCGTCTTTAGCGTCTTGTTCATTCGCCTTTGGGGAGCAAGCCATGGTTGGTCTGCAGCCGATATGTCTACTGTATCCTATTACTTACTTGGATCCATCGGTTTCCTATCTGTCATCCGTGCTTGCCTGCCACTAAATATCTGGCGAGCCCTCCTCATCCTCTTCTCTGTTGTAGGATTCTACGCGTCTGCGGTCGTATTGAAAAACTTGATCGAGATTTCACTCCTTACAGCCACTACTTTCCCAGTTTATCTGGCATTGATGGCCATCTTTACAGGAGTCTTTATCCTCACAACGATTCTACAAAAATATGAATTTGATTAA
- a CDS encoding DEAD/DEAH box helicase: MKFNEFNLSAELLAEIEKAGFVEASPIQEQTIPLALEGKDVIGQAQTGTGKTAAFGLPTLEKIDVDNTVIQALVIAPTRELAVQSQEELFRFGRSKGVKVRSVYGGSSIEKQIKALKSGAHIVVGTPGRLLDLIKRKALKLDHIETLILDEADEMLNMGFLEDIEAIISRVPETRQTLLFSATMPEAIKRIGVQFMKEPEHVKIAAKELTTDLVDQYYIRVKEGEKFDTMTRLMDVEQPELAIVFGRTKRRVDELTRGLKIRGFRAEGIHGDLDQNKRLRVLRDFKNGNLDVLVATDVAARGLDISGVTHVYNYDIPQDPESYVHRIGRTGRAGKTGQSITFVSPNEMGYLQIIENLTKKRMKGMKPATAAEAFQAKKQIALKKIERDFEDEKIRTNFEKFGKDARKLAAEFTPEELAMYILSLTVQDPDSLPEVEIAREKPLPFKPSGGGFGGKGKGGRGNGRRGDQRRDRNRRDDREGGRRDFKRKSNKNSRDFEGKGNKRPHRTSNEKKNGFVIRNKGDK, encoded by the coding sequence TTGAAATTCAATGAATTTAACTTATCTGCTGAATTATTAGCAGAAATCGAAAAAGCTGGCTTTGTAGAAGCGAGCCCGATCCAGGAACAAACCATTCCGTTGGCTCTTGAAGGAAAAGATGTCATCGGTCAAGCGCAAACAGGGACTGGTAAAACAGCCGCTTTCGGTCTTCCAACTTTGGAGAAGATTGATGTCGATAACACAGTAATCCAAGCCCTTGTTATTGCTCCGACGCGTGAGTTGGCGGTTCAAAGTCAGGAAGAACTCTTCCGTTTTGGACGCAGCAAGGGTGTCAAAGTCCGCTCTGTCTATGGTGGATCAAGCATTGAAAAGCAAATCAAAGCCTTGAAGTCAGGTGCTCATATCGTTGTGGGAACCCCTGGACGCTTGCTAGATTTGATCAAGCGCAAGGCCTTGAAACTCGATCATATTGAAACCTTGATCTTGGATGAAGCAGATGAAATGCTCAACATGGGCTTTTTGGAAGATATCGAAGCAATCATTAGCCGTGTTCCAGAAACACGTCAAACCTTGCTCTTTTCAGCAACGATGCCAGAAGCGATCAAGCGTATCGGTGTTCAGTTTATGAAAGAGCCAGAACACGTTAAGATTGCGGCTAAAGAATTGACCACGGACTTGGTCGATCAATACTATATTCGTGTCAAAGAAGGCGAAAAGTTTGATACCATGACTCGATTGATGGATGTCGAGCAACCGGAGCTTGCCATTGTCTTTGGTCGGACGAAACGCCGGGTCGATGAATTGACGCGTGGCTTGAAGATCCGTGGTTTCCGAGCAGAAGGGATTCACGGAGATTTGGATCAAAACAAACGTCTTCGTGTACTTCGTGACTTTAAAAATGGGAACTTGGACGTCTTGGTGGCAACGGACGTTGCGGCACGTGGGTTGGATATTTCAGGTGTGACCCATGTCTACAACTACGATATTCCACAAGATCCAGAAAGCTATGTTCACCGGATCGGACGGACAGGTCGTGCTGGGAAAACAGGGCAATCCATTACCTTTGTTTCGCCAAATGAAATGGGCTATTTGCAAATCATTGAGAACTTGACTAAAAAGCGGATGAAGGGAATGAAACCTGCAACAGCAGCAGAAGCCTTCCAAGCGAAAAAACAAATAGCGCTGAAGAAAATTGAGCGAGACTTTGAGGATGAAAAAATCCGAACGAACTTTGAGAAGTTTGGTAAGGATGCTCGCAAATTGGCTGCAGAATTCACTCCTGAAGAGCTGGCTATGTATATCTTGAGCTTGACCGTTCAAGATCCAGACAGTCTTCCAGAAGTTGAAATTGCGCGTGAAAAACCATTGCCATTTAAACCATCTGGTGGTGGCTTTGGTGGGAAAGGCAAAGGGGGCCGTGGAAATGGCCGTCGTGGAGACCAACGCCGTGACCGAAATCGCAGAGATGACCGTGAAGGTGGACGCCGTGATTTCAAACGCAAGTCGAATAAAAATAGCCGAGACTTTGAAGGTAAAGGCAACAAACGTCCTCATCGTACTTCTAATGAAAAGAAAAATGGCTTTGTCATCCGCAACAAAGGGGATAAATAA
- a CDS encoding aldose 1-epimerase family protein has product MVIALKNDDLEVQCKTFGGELSSIRNKEGIEYLWQGDPEYWSGQAPVLFPICGSVRNGQVQYHLKDGVKTGQLPRHGLIRKREFELKEQTDHRLVFEITSNEESLQNYPYHFRVEIVYELQGKEITITYRVQNLESDQVMPYFIGGHPAFHCPLLADEDYEDYELIFEKEESCSVPLLFTETGLVDRLQRTPFFDHKRSLPLRHELFEKDAIILDQLASKSVKLISKKSGKGLEFDFADFENLVLWSTNNKGPFIALEPWTGISTSAEEGDFFEDKKGVIQLDPQETRSHQYRITIL; this is encoded by the coding sequence ATGGTGATTGCATTAAAAAACGATGATCTAGAAGTACAATGTAAGACATTTGGAGGGGAATTGAGCTCCATTCGTAATAAAGAAGGCATAGAATATCTCTGGCAAGGGGATCCAGAGTATTGGTCAGGACAAGCGCCTGTTTTGTTTCCAATTTGCGGAAGCGTTCGTAATGGCCAAGTACAGTATCATCTAAAAGATGGAGTGAAGACCGGTCAGCTGCCAAGACACGGTCTCATTAGGAAGAGAGAGTTTGAACTCAAAGAACAAACAGACCATCGTCTTGTCTTTGAAATCACCTCTAACGAAGAGAGCCTGCAAAATTATCCCTACCATTTTCGAGTTGAAATCGTTTATGAATTACAAGGGAAAGAAATCACCATCACCTATCGTGTACAAAATCTAGAGTCTGATCAAGTCATGCCTTATTTCATTGGAGGGCATCCAGCCTTTCATTGTCCCCTTTTAGCAGATGAAGACTATGAAGACTACGAGTTGATTTTTGAAAAAGAAGAAAGCTGTAGCGTCCCTCTCTTGTTCACAGAAACTGGATTGGTCGATCGCCTGCAGCGGACGCCATTTTTCGATCATAAGCGTAGCCTACCTTTGCGACATGAACTATTTGAAAAAGATGCCATTATTTTAGATCAGTTAGCCTCTAAATCTGTGAAGCTTATCTCGAAAAAATCAGGTAAAGGTTTGGAATTTGATTTTGCAGATTTTGAAAATCTGGTCCTTTGGTCTACTAATAACAAGGGGCCCTTCATTGCCTTAGAGCCTTGGACAGGTATTTCCACATCTGCAGAAGAGGGCGATTTCTTCGAAGACAAAAAAGGTGTGATCCAGTTGGACCCTCAAGAGACACGGAGTCATCAGTACCGTATCACCATTTTGTAA
- a CDS encoding PH domain-containing protein → MGLLSGLMGNASQKNVDKVERDLEDILVPGEQVTLAFSLIRDLIVFTEFRLILVDKQGVTGKKTSYKSLPYRSISRFSVETSGHFDLDAELKIWVSSAVEPSEVLQFKSDSSVIEIQQALASAVFK, encoded by the coding sequence ATGGGATTATTAAGTGGTTTGATGGGCAATGCCTCTCAAAAAAATGTTGATAAAGTAGAAAGAGATCTGGAAGATATCTTGGTGCCGGGAGAGCAAGTCACACTTGCTTTTAGCTTGATTCGTGATTTAATCGTCTTTACAGAGTTTCGTTTGATCTTGGTGGATAAGCAAGGAGTAACAGGAAAGAAAACGTCCTACAAATCCCTTCCTTATCGCTCGATCTCTCGATTTTCAGTCGAAACTTCCGGTCATTTTGATTTGGATGCCGAATTAAAAATCTGGGTCTCTTCTGCAGTCGAGCCTTCAGAAGTTTTACAATTCAAGAGTGACAGCAGCGTCATTGAAATCCAGCAAGCATTAGCCAGTGCAGTTTTTAAATAA
- a CDS encoding lysophospholipid acyltransferase family protein produces the protein MFYTYLRGLVAFILWVLNGNAHYHHKDNIPDREENYILVSPHRTWWDPVYMAFATKPKQFIFMAKKELFTNRIFGWWIRMCGAFPIDRENPGAEAIKYPVNMLKKSNRSLIMFPSGSRHSQDVKGGVAIIAKMAKVRIMPVTYTGPRDLKGLATGERIDMNFGHPIDISDIKKMNDEGVAEVARRIQEEFDRLDAEAQAINTPTKPFILIRLLKILLIPLVLVVGILTLLFSYLASFVWDPDKHRKNK, from the coding sequence ATGTTTTATACCTATTTACGTGGCCTTGTTGCCTTTATTCTGTGGGTTTTAAATGGGAATGCCCATTACCATCATAAGGACAATATTCCAGATCGGGAAGAGAACTACATCTTGGTATCGCCTCACCGGACTTGGTGGGATCCGGTCTATATGGCCTTTGCGACCAAGCCAAAGCAGTTTATTTTTATGGCGAAAAAAGAGCTCTTCACCAATCGTATTTTTGGCTGGTGGATTCGCATGTGTGGGGCTTTTCCGATCGACCGTGAAAATCCAGGAGCAGAAGCCATTAAGTATCCTGTCAATATGCTGAAAAAGAGCAACCGTTCTTTGATTATGTTCCCAAGTGGAAGCCGTCATTCTCAAGACGTCAAAGGCGGTGTTGCCATCATTGCCAAAATGGCTAAGGTCCGTATCATGCCAGTGACTTATACTGGTCCAAGAGACTTGAAAGGGTTGGCAACGGGTGAACGCATTGATATGAACTTTGGACATCCCATTGATATTTCGGATATTAAAAAGATGAATGACGAAGGAGTGGCAGAAGTTGCTCGCCGTATCCAAGAGGAGTTTGACCGCTTGGATGCGGAAGCACAAGCGATCAACACCCCAACAAAACCTTTTATCTTGATTCGGTTGTTAAAAATCCTTTTGATTCCCCTTGTCTTAGTCGTGGGCATCTTGACCTTGCTCTTTAGTTACCTAGCAAGCTTTGTATGGGATCCAGACAAACATCGGAAAAACAAGTAA
- a CDS encoding peptide chain release factor 3: protein MNLQEEIKKRRTFAIISHPDAGKTTITEQLLYFGGEIREAGTVKGKKTGNFAKSDWMDIEKQRGISVTSSVMQFDYDGKRVNILDTPGHEDFSEDTYRTLMAVDAAVMVVDSAKGIEAQTKKLFEVVKHRGIPVFTFMNKLDRDGREPLDLLQELEEVLGIASYPMNWPIGMGKAFEGLYDLYNQRLELYKGDERFASLEDGDKLFANNPFYEQVKDDIELLQEAGNDFSEEAILAGELTPVFFGSALTNFGVQTFLETFLKFAPEPHGHKKTDGELVDPYDKDFSGFVFKIQANMDPRHRDRIAFVRIVSGEFERGMSVNLPRTGKGAKLSNVTQFMAESRENVSNAVAGDIIGVYDTGTYQVGDTLTVGKNKFEFEPLPTFTPEIFMKVSAKNVMKQKSFHKGIEQLVQEGAIQLYTNYQTGEYMLGAVGQLQFEVFKHRMENEYNAEVVMSPMGKKTVRWIKPEDLDERMSSSRNILAKDRFDQPVFLFENDFALRWFADKYPDVELEEKMG from the coding sequence ATGAACCTACAAGAAGAAATTAAAAAACGCCGTACCTTTGCCATTATCTCCCACCCGGATGCTGGTAAAACGACGATTACAGAGCAGTTGCTCTACTTTGGGGGAGAGATTCGGGAAGCCGGTACTGTCAAAGGGAAGAAAACAGGAAACTTTGCTAAATCTGACTGGATGGATATCGAGAAGCAACGTGGGATTTCGGTAACCTCATCTGTTATGCAGTTCGACTATGATGGCAAACGGGTCAATATCCTTGATACACCAGGGCACGAGGACTTCTCAGAAGATACTTATCGGACCTTGATGGCGGTGGACGCTGCCGTCATGGTGGTGGACTCTGCCAAGGGGATTGAGGCCCAAACCAAGAAATTGTTTGAGGTTGTGAAACACCGTGGCATTCCCGTCTTTACCTTTATGAATAAGCTGGACCGTGACGGTCGTGAGCCACTGGACCTCTTACAAGAATTGGAAGAAGTCTTAGGTATCGCGAGTTACCCAATGAACTGGCCGATTGGGATGGGGAAAGCCTTTGAGGGACTCTATGACCTTTATAACCAACGTTTAGAACTCTATAAAGGAGACGAGCGTTTTGCTAGTCTAGAAGACGGAGACAAGCTTTTTGCCAACAACCCTTTCTACGAGCAAGTGAAAGACGACATCGAACTCTTGCAAGAAGCAGGAAATGACTTTTCAGAAGAAGCCATCCTTGCGGGTGAATTGACTCCCGTCTTCTTCGGCTCAGCCTTAACCAATTTTGGAGTACAGACTTTCTTGGAAACCTTCCTCAAGTTTGCTCCGGAGCCTCATGGACATAAAAAAACAGATGGCGAACTTGTCGATCCTTATGATAAGGATTTCTCAGGCTTTGTCTTTAAAATCCAAGCCAACATGGACCCTCGTCACCGTGACCGCATCGCCTTTGTCCGTATTGTATCTGGTGAATTTGAGCGTGGGATGAGCGTCAACCTGCCTCGTACTGGTAAGGGAGCGAAACTCTCCAATGTTACCCAGTTTATGGCCGAAAGCCGTGAGAATGTCAGCAATGCTGTAGCAGGAGACATCATCGGGGTTTACGATACCGGTACTTATCAGGTTGGAGATACTTTGACAGTGGGCAAAAACAAGTTTGAATTTGAACCACTGCCAACCTTTACGCCTGAAATCTTCATGAAAGTGTCAGCCAAGAACGTCATGAAGCAAAAATCCTTCCACAAAGGGATTGAGCAATTGGTGCAAGAAGGAGCTATTCAGCTCTATACCAACTACCAAACAGGTGAATACATGCTTGGTGCCGTTGGTCAATTGCAGTTTGAAGTCTTTAAGCACCGGATGGAAAATGAATACAATGCCGAAGTGGTCATGAGCCCAATGGGTAAAAAGACAGTTCGCTGGATCAAACCAGAAGACTTAGATGAGCGCATGTCTTCAAGCCGAAATATCTTGGCGAAGGACCGCTTTGACCAACCTGTCTTCCTCTTTGAAAACGACTTTGCCCTCCGCTGGTTTGCGGATAAGTATCCAGACGTTGAGCTGGAAGAAAAGATGGGGTAA